A genomic window from Massilia sp. METH4 includes:
- a CDS encoding glycosyltransferase family 9 protein, whose product MPPVLSRILICRTDNIGDVVLTLPLAGYLKQLIPGVKVDLLCRAYAAPVVNCCAFVDRTLALEEVDVDRLFEDEAYDTVIFAFPHRALGRAARRAGVPNRVGSSHRLHHWLTCNRLAHFSRVRSRLHEAQLNFALLKPLAIDHVPALADIPALYGLQAPRSAEASALFDPAPFNLILHPKSNGNGREWPLRRYAELAATLAVDPGIAIWITGSRAEGELLAREAGPLLASPNVHNLCGRVDLRGLVALIGLADGLIASGTGPLHVAAALGRNTLGLFPPIQPIDIARWGALGSHAMSLSGERQCGTCTGAQACTCMEAISAGQVADVVVRWRTSTAALHGDDRIKARNA is encoded by the coding sequence GCACCGATAATATCGGTGACGTCGTGCTCACCCTGCCGCTGGCCGGGTACCTCAAGCAGCTGATTCCTGGCGTGAAGGTCGACCTGCTGTGCCGCGCCTATGCGGCGCCGGTGGTGAATTGCTGCGCGTTCGTCGACCGTACCCTCGCGCTGGAGGAAGTCGATGTCGACCGGCTGTTCGAGGACGAGGCTTACGATACCGTCATCTTTGCGTTCCCGCACCGTGCGCTGGGCCGCGCCGCCAGGCGCGCCGGGGTGCCCAATCGCGTGGGCAGCAGCCACCGCCTGCACCATTGGCTGACGTGCAATCGCCTCGCGCACTTCAGCCGCGTGCGTTCCCGCCTGCACGAAGCGCAGCTCAACTTCGCCTTATTGAAGCCGCTCGCGATCGACCATGTGCCCGCGCTGGCCGACATCCCCGCGCTGTACGGTTTGCAAGCCCCGCGCTCGGCCGAAGCCAGCGCCTTGTTCGACCCCGCGCCGTTCAACCTGATCCTGCACCCCAAGTCGAACGGGAACGGACGCGAATGGCCGCTGCGGCGCTACGCCGAGCTGGCGGCGACACTGGCCGTGGACCCGGGCATCGCGATCTGGATCACGGGGAGCCGCGCCGAGGGCGAGCTGCTGGCCCGCGAGGCGGGGCCGCTGCTGGCCAGTCCGAACGTGCACAACCTGTGTGGCCGCGTGGACCTGCGCGGCCTCGTGGCGCTGATCGGCCTGGCCGATGGCCTGATCGCCAGCGGCACCGGCCCGCTGCACGTCGCCGCCGCGCTGGGGCGCAACACCCTCGGCCTGTTCCCGCCGATCCAGCCGATCGACATTGCCCGCTGGGGGGCGCTCGGCAGCCATGCCATGTCGCTCAGCGGCGAACGGCAATGCGGCACCTGCACCGGTGCCCAGGCCTGCACGTGCATGGAAGCGATCAGCGCCGGCCAGGTGGCGGACGTGGTAGTTCGCTGGCGCACCAGCACGGCGGCGCTT